Proteins from a genomic interval of uncultured Methanocorpusculum sp.:
- the eif1A gene encoding translation initiation factor eIF-1A: MGRIENDNQDVSDDGSIIRVKLPNKRIREQFAQAELMLGSNHIRVRCSDGVTRLGRIKGKIKKRVWIREGDILIVVPWDFQDDKCDIIYRYTTPQVDWLRAHKYL, translated from the coding sequence TTGGGAAGAATAGAGAACGACAATCAGGACGTATCAGATGACGGTAGCATTATCCGTGTAAAACTGCCGAATAAACGTATACGAGAACAATTTGCACAGGCTGAACTGATGCTTGGATCAAACCACATCAGAGTACGATGCTCAGACGGCGTAACGCGCCTTGGGCGGATCAAGGGTAAAATCAAGAAGCGGGTTTGGATTCGTGAAGGTGATATCCTGATCGTTGTTCCCTGGGATTTCCAGGATGATAAATGCGATATCATTTATCGATACACGACTCCACAGGTAGACTGGCTTCGCGCCCACAAATATCTCTAA
- a CDS encoding GntR family transcriptional regulator, translating to MKILISNASEKPIYEQITTQIKAMIISGELMHEHPLPSMRLLAKELRISVITTKRAYTDLERDGFIETVPGKGSFVAKKNTELIREQQLRLAEEHLQKAVDVAKSFGIGKQELTEMLEIIYEGELQCPTQFVYMNYVKNILISP from the coding sequence GTGAAGATCCTTATCAGCAACGCGAGTGAAAAGCCGATCTATGAGCAGATAACAACGCAGATCAAAGCTATGATCATAAGCGGAGAGCTTATGCATGAGCACCCTCTGCCGAGCATGCGTCTTCTTGCAAAAGAGCTGAGGATCAGCGTGATAACCACGAAAAGGGCGTACACTGATCTGGAACGGGACGGTTTTATTGAAACCGTGCCTGGAAAAGGAAGTTTCGTCGCCAAAAAAAATACCGAGCTTATCCGGGAACAACAGCTGCGCCTTGCTGAAGAACATCTGCAGAAGGCCGTCGATGTGGCGAAAAGTTTCGGCATTGGCAAACAGGAACTTACGGAAATGCTTGAGATCATCTATGAAGGAGAATTACAATGTCCAACGCAATTTGTGTACATGAATTATGTAAAGAATATCCTGATTTCTCCCTGA
- a CDS encoding ABC-2 transporter permease, with the protein MKQFLSGLMLKDLLNLRPMTKTLVLMFIIFGIVFIPMGNAMTVYFMLIIFAALLPMTSLTMDDMAKWDRYALTLPVTRKDIVTSKYLMTIIFFCAAIVISGIIAGVLYYLTPEAATPLWFIVLVGSLGLFYGALLFPLLYKFGSEKARYMMFVLMAVIGILLVGWFALFGESVTGNLLIYILITAAVSVAAFIASYFVSVRLYEQKEF; encoded by the coding sequence ATGAAACAATTTCTTTCCGGCCTGATGCTGAAGGATCTGCTGAACCTTCGCCCAATGACCAAGACCCTGGTCCTGATGTTTATCATCTTCGGGATCGTTTTCATTCCGATGGGAAATGCCATGACCGTTTACTTCATGCTGATAATCTTTGCCGCTCTCCTCCCCATGACCTCCCTCACGATGGATGATATGGCGAAGTGGGACAGATACGCCTTAACGCTCCCGGTTACGAGAAAGGATATCGTTACATCCAAGTATCTGATGACGATCATATTCTTCTGTGCCGCGATCGTGATTTCGGGAATCATCGCCGGTGTTTTGTATTATCTGACGCCGGAAGCCGCGACCCCGTTATGGTTCATCGTTCTCGTCGGTTCTCTCGGCTTATTCTACGGAGCACTCCTGTTTCCGCTTCTCTACAAATTCGGTTCGGAAAAAGCCAGATATATGATGTTTGTTCTGATGGCTGTCATCGGAATCCTTCTGGTAGGCTGGTTCGCGCTCTTTGGAGAATCAGTCACTGGGAATCTCCTCATCTATATTCTGATCACGGCGGCAGTCTCGGTTGCGGCATTCATCGCCTCGTACTTCGTGTCGGTCAGGCTTTATGAGCAAAAGGAGTTCTAA
- a CDS encoding YkgJ family cysteine cluster protein: MAASPMQNLKELEEELVLLKKYPKEDLESIIKEIGFSCTCCGKCCTKAFNGHVFLLAEDARRLKTFSPESMIPAPDFPYSDPSGNFYVSGYALKTQVNGDCVFLDEKRRCKIYDQRFTICRVYPYMLHREPDSRGKIDWRQISGLDEHGTYDCPISDEECAEIAEETIVYETAFLEQEIAFHKAVLQKFSDEGIRFVRKDHDARVRAFLKTGKATVFVWDGSSLVKEEL; encoded by the coding sequence ATGGCAGCATCACCGATGCAGAATCTGAAGGAGTTGGAGGAGGAGCTTGTCCTTCTCAAAAAATATCCGAAAGAGGACTTGGAAAGCATCATCAAGGAGATCGGGTTTTCCTGTACCTGCTGCGGGAAATGCTGCACAAAAGCGTTCAACGGTCATGTGTTTCTTCTCGCAGAAGATGCCCGCCGTCTGAAAACGTTTTCGCCGGAATCCATGATCCCGGCACCCGATTTTCCCTACTCGGATCCGTCCGGAAACTTCTATGTGTCCGGGTATGCTCTCAAAACACAGGTAAACGGAGACTGCGTGTTTCTGGATGAAAAGAGACGATGCAAAATCTATGATCAGCGGTTTACCATCTGCCGGGTGTATCCGTATATGCTTCACCGCGAACCGGATTCCAGAGGTAAAATTGACTGGCGGCAGATCTCGGGTCTCGACGAACACGGAACGTATGACTGTCCAATTTCCGATGAGGAATGTGCCGAGATCGCCGAAGAGACGATCGTCTACGAAACCGCATTTCTGGAACAGGAGATCGCTTTTCACAAAGCTGTTCTGCAGAAGTTTTCCGACGAAGGCATCCGGTTTGTGAGAAAGGATCACGATGCCCGGGTCCGGGCATTTTTGAAAACAGGGAAGGCGACGGTGTTTGTCTGGGACGGATCGTCTCTCGTAAAAGAAGAGTTGTAA
- the mfnA gene encoding tyrosine decarboxylase MfnA, translating into MEEKGCKREEVISLLSAYRAEDLHHDHILSSMCTIPHEIAVFVHGMFSETNLGDPGLFPGTTKIEDRLVHSLGELMHHPEAGGYATSGGTESNLQAIRIAKKLKPEIKNPNIVVPASAHFSFDKTCDLLGLEMRTAPYGKNYTVDCDKMAEMVDKNTISVSAIAGTTEYGMIDDVERIGKIAVENDLFFHVDAAFGGMVIPFLPKPVPFDFNVKGVSSISLDPHKMGLGTIPCGCLLLREPEQFGTLNVDTPYLTVKKECTLAGTRPGADVAGAYAVIKLLGREGFRAVVAGCMENTRRLIEGMEAFGYTRAVDPVMNVATFEEGPVPKGWIVSHTRAGHLRFVVMPHVTRDVIENFLNDVAKIN; encoded by the coding sequence ATGGAGGAGAAAGGATGCAAAAGGGAGGAGGTCATCTCCCTCCTATCCGCATATCGGGCAGAGGATTTGCATCATGACCATATCCTCAGTTCGATGTGTACGATTCCGCACGAAATCGCGGTTTTCGTACATGGAATGTTTAGCGAAACAAATCTTGGCGACCCAGGGCTGTTTCCGGGCACAACAAAGATCGAAGACCGTCTGGTCCATTCACTTGGTGAACTCATGCATCACCCGGAAGCCGGGGGATATGCGACCTCGGGCGGAACCGAGTCGAACCTTCAGGCGATCCGTATCGCAAAAAAACTGAAGCCCGAAATCAAAAACCCCAATATCGTTGTTCCGGCATCGGCCCACTTTTCATTCGACAAGACCTGCGATCTGCTCGGACTTGAAATGCGAACGGCCCCTTACGGGAAAAATTACACCGTCGACTGCGATAAGATGGCGGAGATGGTCGATAAAAATACGATATCGGTTTCAGCAATCGCCGGCACGACCGAGTATGGTATGATCGATGATGTTGAGAGGATCGGAAAGATTGCCGTCGAAAACGATCTGTTCTTCCACGTTGATGCGGCATTCGGCGGAATGGTTATTCCGTTCCTGCCAAAGCCGGTACCGTTCGACTTCAACGTCAAGGGAGTCTCCTCGATTTCGCTCGATCCGCACAAAATGGGATTGGGAACGATCCCCTGCGGATGCCTGCTTCTCCGTGAACCTGAACAATTCGGAACGCTCAACGTCGATACTCCGTATCTGACCGTAAAGAAGGAATGCACCCTTGCCGGAACCAGACCGGGCGCTGATGTCGCCGGCGCATATGCCGTAATCAAGCTCCTTGGAAGAGAGGGATTCCGTGCAGTCGTTGCCGGCTGTATGGAAAACACCCGCCGTCTGATTGAGGGGATGGAGGCATTCGGCTACACCCGGGCAGTCGATCCGGTGATGAATGTCGCCACGTTCGAAGAAGGACCGGTCCCGAAAGGATGGATCGTCTCGCATACCCGTGCAGGCCATCTCAGGTTTGTCGTGATGCCCCACGTGACCCGTGACGTCATTGAAAATTTCCTCAACGACGTCGCAAAAATAAACTAA
- the ppsA gene encoding phosphoenolpyruvate synthase encodes MDKSPNILWLTEIRNTDIPSVGGKGASLGEMTHVGLPVPQAFVVTAQAFRRFLQLTKMEEPIFSILEKLDVDDNDALNATSEKVKAMVSTAKMPAKIKNEILDSYKKMGNETVVAVRSSATAEDLPDASFAGQQDTYLNILGEKDLLEAVKNCWASLYTARAIYYRSKNGFDDRSVNIAVVVQQLVFSEKAGVMFSSHPVSGAKTVMIEASWGLGEAIVSGTVSPDNYVYDRKGRKIVQKTISTKSVEIIPDGKKGTKVSNVPKDRQDAQVLSEKDILRLAEFAIKSEEHYKSAQDMEWGMVGDTIYILQSRPITTIQKNNSKTKAPTSAASGTIILQGYGASPGVASGKVIIVNDVKDTSRVQEGDVMVATMTNPDMVPAMKKVVGIITDEGGMTCHAAIVSRELGTPAVVGTKQATSLLKEGQIVTIDGEKGIIYDGKVTVSEEVTTAAKGPAIVASPIITATSVKVNVSMPEAVARAVATGADGVGLLRIEHLIIGMNKTPSWYIKHNKQEQFITELMDGIRTVLDAFRGKSVWVRTLDSPTDEFLNMEGGEDEPHEHNPMLGFRGIRRDLRQKEQFRMQAECFRRLWEAGYHNLGIMFPLVQHPREFIAAKESFREWGLDVDNMELGIMVEIPASAIIIDEFIKAGIDFCSFGTNDLVQYTLAVDRNNGLIGEMYEPAHPAVMRLIETCISQCREAGVECSICGQAGSDPKFVKQLVHKGIASVSANIDAIQKIRETVAKTEKQILLNAALKKN; translated from the coding sequence ATGGACAAATCACCCAATATTCTCTGGCTGACTGAAATCCGCAACACTGATATCCCCTCAGTTGGCGGGAAAGGCGCTTCCCTTGGGGAGATGACCCATGTCGGTCTGCCTGTCCCCCAGGCGTTTGTAGTTACAGCCCAAGCATTTCGCCGGTTCTTACAGCTGACAAAAATGGAAGAACCCATCTTTTCCATTCTCGAAAAACTCGACGTTGACGACAATGATGCGCTCAACGCCACATCCGAAAAAGTTAAGGCAATGGTCAGCACGGCAAAAATGCCGGCAAAGATCAAAAATGAGATTCTTGACTCCTACAAAAAGATGGGCAATGAAACTGTTGTTGCCGTTCGTTCGAGCGCAACGGCGGAAGATCTGCCGGATGCATCCTTTGCAGGTCAGCAGGATACCTATCTGAACATTCTCGGCGAGAAAGACCTGCTCGAAGCAGTCAAGAACTGCTGGGCATCGCTTTACACCGCCCGTGCAATATATTACCGTTCAAAGAACGGATTCGATGACCGCAGCGTGAATATCGCGGTCGTTGTCCAGCAGCTCGTTTTCTCCGAAAAAGCCGGTGTTATGTTCTCATCCCACCCGGTCTCCGGTGCAAAAACCGTGATGATCGAAGCATCATGGGGACTTGGCGAAGCAATCGTTTCCGGAACCGTTTCTCCCGACAACTATGTTTATGACAGAAAAGGCCGGAAGATCGTCCAGAAAACCATCTCTACCAAATCCGTAGAGATCATTCCCGACGGAAAGAAAGGCACCAAAGTTTCCAACGTTCCAAAAGACCGGCAGGATGCTCAGGTCCTTTCCGAGAAGGATATCCTCAGACTTGCAGAGTTCGCAATAAAATCCGAAGAACACTACAAGAGTGCTCAGGATATGGAGTGGGGTATGGTCGGCGACACGATCTACATCCTCCAGTCCCGCCCGATCACGACGATCCAGAAAAACAATTCCAAAACCAAGGCACCTACCTCAGCGGCTTCCGGAACCATCATCCTTCAGGGATACGGAGCATCCCCGGGTGTAGCTTCCGGAAAAGTCATCATCGTCAATGACGTGAAAGACACCTCCAGAGTCCAGGAGGGAGATGTGATGGTTGCGACCATGACGAACCCCGACATGGTCCCGGCAATGAAAAAAGTTGTGGGAATCATCACCGATGAAGGAGGAATGACCTGCCATGCAGCAATCGTTTCCCGCGAACTCGGGACCCCGGCCGTCGTTGGAACCAAACAGGCAACTTCCCTTCTGAAAGAAGGACAGATCGTCACGATCGACGGAGAAAAGGGTATCATCTACGATGGAAAAGTTACCGTCTCCGAAGAGGTAACCACCGCGGCAAAAGGTCCGGCAATCGTTGCTTCCCCAATCATCACCGCGACCTCCGTCAAGGTCAACGTTTCCATGCCGGAAGCAGTAGCCCGCGCTGTGGCCACCGGAGCAGACGGAGTCGGTCTCCTCAGGATCGAACACCTCATCATCGGCATGAACAAAACCCCTTCCTGGTATATCAAACACAATAAACAGGAACAGTTCATCACCGAGCTTATGGACGGCATCAGGACCGTTCTCGATGCATTCCGCGGAAAATCGGTCTGGGTCAGAACGCTTGACTCCCCAACCGATGAGTTCCTCAATATGGAAGGTGGCGAAGACGAACCCCACGAACACAACCCGATGCTTGGATTCCGCGGCATCCGCCGTGACCTTCGCCAGAAGGAACAGTTCAGAATGCAGGCAGAGTGTTTCCGCCGTCTGTGGGAAGCAGGATACCACAACCTTGGAATCATGTTCCCCCTCGTCCAGCACCCGCGCGAATTTATCGCAGCAAAAGAGTCATTCCGCGAATGGGGCCTTGATGTCGACAACATGGAACTCGGAATTATGGTCGAGATCCCCGCATCGGCGATCATCATCGACGAGTTCATCAAAGCAGGCATCGACTTCTGTTCCTTTGGAACGAACGACCTTGTCCAGTACACGCTTGCAGTCGACCGGAACAATGGTCTGATCGGCGAGATGTACGAACCCGCTCACCCGGCAGTCATGCGTCTCATCGAGACCTGTATCTCTCAGTGCAGAGAAGCTGGTGTTGAGTGTTCGATCTGCGGTCAGGCCGGATCCGACCCGAAGTTCGTCAAGCAGTTAGTACACAAAGGAATTGCAAGCGTTTCGGCAAACATCGATGCCATCCAGAAGATCAGAGAAACCGTGGCAAAAACGGAAAAACAGATCCTGCTCAACGCAGCTCTGAAGAAAAATTAA
- the serA gene encoding phosphoglycerate dehydrogenase, translating into MSFKVLVSDPLAAEGIAILKDFCEVDEKADLSEDELVKIIGEYDALIVRSGTQVTARIIEAADKMKYIGRAGVGVDNIDCEAATKKGIIVSNAPEGNTLAATEHTIAMMMAVARNIPQASASLKKGEWKRSKFMGNEMNGKVLGVVGFGRIGREVAKRAQALQMTVIAYDPFIPAEVGAAMGVEMMSVAELFTKADVITVHTPLIPSTTHLVNKESIATMKTGVRMINCARGGIIDEKDLYDAIVAGKVAGAALDVFETEPPTESPLLKLDSVIVTPHLGASTVEAQKNVAISVAHQCIDVLKGGSAKSAVNAPLVTPEVKSKIDPYALLAEKMGSLVAQIADGAITEVEFAYLGEIADLKQNLKYVTRLGIKGMLEQVLHEPANIVNAEIIAQGRGITIFEKTSSEAGDYKSLVTLTFKTEKGNESISGIVTRAGPRILSIGKYATDLVPSGYVILADHVNRPGVVGPVGMILGKQNVNISSMQVGGRNVGSESLMILAVDDIVSPEVMQEVASSDGITAAKFVRL; encoded by the coding sequence GTGAGCTTCAAAGTACTGGTATCTGATCCTCTTGCAGCAGAGGGTATTGCTATATTAAAGGATTTTTGCGAAGTCGATGAGAAAGCTGATCTCTCTGAAGATGAACTCGTAAAAATCATCGGTGAATATGATGCGTTGATCGTTCGCTCGGGGACCCAGGTTACAGCCCGGATCATCGAAGCAGCCGATAAAATGAAGTACATCGGCCGTGCCGGTGTTGGTGTCGACAATATCGACTGTGAAGCAGCGACCAAAAAAGGCATCATTGTTTCCAATGCGCCGGAGGGAAATACTCTCGCAGCAACCGAACACACGATCGCGATGATGATGGCAGTGGCGAGAAATATCCCGCAGGCAAGCGCGTCCCTGAAAAAGGGCGAGTGGAAACGCTCCAAGTTCATGGGCAACGAAATGAACGGCAAGGTTCTCGGTGTTGTCGGATTCGGGCGTATCGGCCGTGAAGTTGCCAAGCGTGCCCAGGCCCTTCAGATGACGGTCATCGCCTACGATCCGTTTATTCCTGCAGAGGTAGGAGCAGCAATGGGTGTCGAAATGATGAGCGTTGCCGAGCTCTTCACGAAAGCGGATGTCATTACGGTCCACACCCCCCTTATTCCGTCAACGACCCATCTCGTGAACAAGGAATCCATCGCGACGATGAAGACCGGCGTTCGGATGATCAACTGTGCCCGTGGCGGAATCATCGATGAGAAAGATCTCTACGATGCGATCGTCGCCGGGAAAGTTGCCGGAGCCGCTCTTGATGTATTCGAGACCGAACCGCCGACGGAGTCCCCTCTTCTGAAGCTTGACTCGGTGATCGTTACTCCCCACCTTGGGGCAAGCACGGTCGAAGCCCAGAAAAATGTGGCGATCTCCGTTGCCCATCAGTGCATCGATGTTCTGAAAGGTGGCTCTGCGAAGAGTGCGGTGAATGCACCGTTAGTAACGCCCGAAGTCAAGTCGAAGATCGATCCGTATGCGCTTCTCGCCGAGAAGATGGGAAGCCTTGTTGCCCAGATCGCCGACGGCGCGATCACGGAAGTGGAGTTTGCCTATCTCGGCGAGATCGCCGACCTTAAGCAGAATCTGAAGTATGTGACCCGGCTTGGAATCAAAGGTATGCTTGAGCAGGTTCTTCATGAGCCGGCCAACATCGTCAATGCCGAGATCATTGCCCAGGGACGCGGTATTACAATTTTCGAGAAAACCTCGAGCGAGGCCGGCGATTACAAGTCTCTTGTGACGCTCACGTTCAAGACGGAAAAAGGCAACGAGTCGATCTCCGGTATCGTTACGCGTGCAGGCCCCCGTATCCTTTCTATCGGCAAATACGCGACCGATCTTGTCCCAAGCGGATACGTTATCCTTGCTGATCATGTAAACCGTCCGGGCGTTGTCGGTCCGGTCGGCATGATCCTCGGCAAGCAAAATGTGAATATTTCCAGCATGCAGGTCGGCGGCAGAAATGTCGGTTCCGAGTCTCTGATGATCCTCGCGGTTGACGATATCGTCTCTCCTGAAGTTATGCAGGAAGTCGCGTCCAGTGACGGGATTACTGCTGCAAAGTTCGTACGGCTGTAA